Sequence from the Mixophyes fleayi isolate aMixFle1 chromosome 4, aMixFle1.hap1, whole genome shotgun sequence genome:
AAACATGATATATTTTGTCATAGATCAACCAGTTTCTAGAAATGTCAGAGGGGACGACATATTAAAGAACAATAGTGCTTGGTTTTTCAATTTAAATAGCCCTAGCAATATAAGACTGTTTGCTACATGATCAGGAATGCAAGAGATACATTGTTATTTATGCCTTCATCAATATTTTAATAACAAGATAAATAACTGTAttattcataggggcatattcaattgacggcgggatcgccaaaaatcccatgctcaaaaaatattaccgttaagagtaaattaccgtattaacggttttcccgcgcaggattaccgtaataacggtaatatttgttgagcgcgggattttcggcgatcccgccgtcaattgaataccccccataaagtaCCTGGGTAATTCCtgcaaaattaataatttttgttaGCTTATTAATTGACCTTTACAGTTTCTAAAATAAGTAAGTTTTTCTGCATGATGTCCCTTTATGTATTAGCTGTGTCCCTTAGTATAACTGAGCCTATAGATATAATGTGAGTGACAAGCTCAGCCTCGCCCTGTGTGGAGAATGTGAAACACACCCACTGGTGTCTGAGTGTCAGAGACTTTCACTTTaatttctctcttctgctgtcagcgatggcgtctgctgatctgagacaggagctggactgttccatctgcctgaacatttatacagatcctgtaacactgagatgtggacacaacttctgccgggtctgtattgatcgtgtgctggatacacaggaggggtctggagtttatacctgtcctgaatgcagatCAGAGTGTCAGGAGCGTCCTGCACTGATAAGGAACATAACTCTGTGTAACATAGTGGGGAGTTTCCTATTTACTCGGCCAGATCAGGAGGAGACTGGGATCTTCTGCACTTACTGTATTCACTCTActgtacctgctgctaaatcctgtctgttgtgtgaagcttctctgtgtgataatcacctgagagtacacagcaagtcagcagaacacgTCTTATCTGATCCCACCACTTCCCTGGGGAACAGGAAATGCTCCGTCCATAAGGAGCTCTTCAAATATTACTGCACTGAGGatgctgcctgtatctgtgtgtcctgctGTCTGATCGGGGAACACAGAGGACATCAGATGGAGTCACTGGATGAGGcctctgagaagaagaaggagaaactgagaaatgttctgcagaaactgaccacaaagagagaggagactgagaaaagagtccagagactgcaggagcgcaggagagaagaTCAGAAAAAAGCAGCTAGTGTAACAGAGACAGTCACTGCCTTctttagagacatcaggagacagctggaagacctagagaagagagtcctgagtgagatctccaggcaggaagagagcgtttcactctcagtctctgatctgatccagcagctggaaataaagaaggacgagctgtccaggaagatgcgtcacattgaggagctgtgtaacatgtctgatccagtgactgtcttacaggaaccagacacacgtgacttgtgtgatactgaggacagagagagacatgatgaccaggtccatggtgtaggagatctggatgtgggtctcATCTCAGAGAAATTACAGAtattatctgatataataacatgtataaatatagggATCTAtgtgcaggaagctacagacataTTACTAGATGTAAACACAGCTGGTAATAATATACTTATATCAGGTGACAGGAAAACTGCATCCTGTTCAGATATAAACCAGAATCAtccagaaacaccagagagatttcagCTTCCTCAGGTAATAAGCACCAGGGGATTTTCCtcagggcgacattactgggaagtggatgTCAGTAAATCAGTGATCTGGagggtagggatgtgttatcccagtatagacaggagaGATCAGTCAGGCATTGGAGATAATAACAAGTCCTGGTGTTTGTGTAGGAGGTATAATAATCATTATTCAGTGAGACATGACAGTAAATTGATCCGGTTACCTGACAATATTCCCTCTGATAGACtgaggatatatctggattatgaggctggacagaTGTCCTTTTATGCTctgtgtgacccgatcagacacttacacaccttcactgccaccttcactgagccccttcatgctgcattatggGTAGTGGGAGGTTGTATAAAGATATCTGGGGGAGTCAGGAAATGGAAGAAATGATCATAAGAAATCTGCCCAGAGACTGGTGACATCACAGGGAGGGGAATCTGATTAGTGGAACACTTATCCAATAGAATGAAACAGTGGGTGGAGCTACAGCTGAGCCCCTCCTCCGGTGTAACCAGGTGACCAGTGTGTGTGGATTTGTTCCCTTGTTGGTGTGTTAGAAActttcattataaatatataaatatacatgtatgtggGCGTTCCCCATCTCTGATTCACCGATAGCTGTGATTGGCAGCAGTAACTGTCAGTCAGTGTATATCCTATTACAGTAGTCATCCCATTGGCTGTGATCActgtgatactcagctgcccggCGATACTGGCTGGTAGCGGTAACCAAGGGCGTAGAAACGAAAATTTTCATTGGGTGAAAAGGCCGAGGATCactatagggcttggagaccTTTTTGTCGCGCTTGGTATCTCGTTTTACAACACTTGTAatagtgactgtagatatacaatcctatgttcatttttgtcagtgtttcagggatttattttacttaaaaaagatattcatacattattaaataaatattatttttaatattaattaccaattagtacaatcactgttagaaagatagataaattcaattgttcaacATGAAAATTTACATGTTTCaaagtcattaacctagtttttattcagatttcgttgacagcctaatcttATTTGATTGGaggtatttttaaatctatagtcaccgCCTCACTGGTTATGTTATGTGTTATAGATTTAAATTGCTTTATCTCacgtttgttactggacgcaccgtacaaaattcagggtaaaagtaaagtgaatagttgtacATCATTAATGcatgttatatattaaatgtttatgaacggaacacttttaaataaacaaattaatcaatcaatctgtattaaatctatactaagtcaatttatattacagaacatttggtggttatactaagacaatctatcatttcaATTTTTTTCACAAGTTTAAAACAGATACCGTGACATCATAAAGTAGCATGAAGGACCCACTCCTACACTTTGCCAAAAATAAATTTTCTGTCTTCATTTCTGGTTACAAACTCTCTAAACACATCGTACAAGTTCAGCGCAGTTGTGTGTCCTTGATGAACAGGAAGTATCAGGATCTGCGTTAGGCGTTTCTGCGTCATGGTAGACCTCAGATACGTTTTCAGACTGTGACGTGCGCTAGAGGTGCACTCTGATGTCACAGCTGAAGTGGGCACAGTCATGGTGGagggtgtagtacgagttatcgatgatgtaaacaccgacagtgtttattcctacataattattacgatagtgaacagagcgacatagaaaaaataactacttacctgtaaagagacacagaggaaatccgatgtGAGGAAAGGGCGACACATCCAAATGATGTCACTTGCATGTgcaactttgttttgttttgttttttttaaagaagcaaCAAACGGACCCATTgaattatggtaatattaattgaattcctaaccctaacccctaacccgctgcctaaccctaacccctaacgtaaaggtaatacttacatgggtccatgcattgccactttaaaatctGAAATTTCCA
This genomic interval carries:
- the LOC142153234 gene encoding E3 ubiquitin-protein ligase TRIM39-like, yielding MASADLRQELDCSICLNIYTDPVTLRCGHNFCRVCIDRVLDTQEGSGVYTCPECRSECQERPALIRNITLCNIVGSFLFTRPDQEETGIFCTYCIHSTVPAAKSCLLCEASLCDNHLRVHSKSAEHVLSDPTTSLGNRKCSVHKELFKYYCTEDAACICVSCCLIGEHRGHQMESLDEASEKKKEKLRNVLQKLTTKREETEKRVQRLQERRREDQKKAASVTETVTAFFRDIRRQLEDLEKRVLSEISRQEESVSLSVSDLIQQLEIKKDELSRKMRHIEELCNMSDPVTVLQEPDTRDLCDTEDRERHDDQVHGVGDLDVGLISEKLQILSDIITCINIGIYVQEATDILLDVNTAGNNILISGDRKTASCSDINQNHPETPERFQLPQVISTRGFSSGRHYWEVDVSKSVIWRVGMCYPSIDRRDQSGIGDNNKSWCLCRRYNNHYSVRHDSKLIRLPDNIPSDRLRIYLDYEAGQMSFYALCDPIRHLHTFTATFTEPLHAALWVVGGCIKISGGVRKWKK